The Leucobacter viscericola genome includes a window with the following:
- a CDS encoding FUSC family protein: MILSGASSASLRSRVMRPLAGRDPGRGRLTTAVAVSCGVLASALFALFAIHVLHAPPGFLAMATFLSVQAGSAIKDRSAVKRAVTAAMLIPSVLIAVLAAWVLSPWRPAVIAVFVVLTGLVVWVRRFGPRAAAVGAAGFFAYFFTLFMRPTGVELPVYCMLVGGAVATQCVVRLVLLAKRPRRELNVMLHELRSASEAALQSAFADGKAGTLRARLARVDEIGRAITTWQQEFQTDRFLACDEQSFAERVLDARITIEEVCGELVARHAATAITPEQRSAAGQLGLSLSQHASPAEIAEAVLWAEHTLASAGTEGTANSAVILIAQAVVAQDALRQSGRSEAQPLSSAVNSAAKPPPPPSAPDLAAGHPHQANGKKKKRLEWVPWRNWAPTSRMAVQAMAAALIATVAGEAISASRWYWAVLTAFVVFVGTTTRSDILTRAYRRVIGTVAGIVVGVIAVLVVGHDPNMLILICVLSVFGMLYFGAISYAYSSFFMVVMLVAIYSMLGVLNGTLLELRVSETVTGAVIGVLCAYLIFSANSHPALMAKVNAYFDALDQLLQLCRAALDQPEQRRAALTALQRIENAQVSVEQTVSAMSTAFFFGRRDQVSSAVHLMYVASRAAARFVQSAIAEASAADVLSVKDANIPAAVDETRHSLNRARSSLNAPDSFPAAPATTGVDLALAPHSAQATAELQALSRIDWAMRRVIDLASGSKSVSLSSDDSS, encoded by the coding sequence ATGATCCTGTCGGGTGCAAGTTCAGCGAGTCTGCGCAGCCGAGTTATGCGGCCGTTGGCTGGGCGAGATCCCGGCCGGGGGCGGCTCACCACCGCCGTTGCGGTGTCGTGCGGGGTGCTTGCTAGCGCGCTTTTTGCGCTCTTTGCCATTCACGTTCTCCACGCGCCACCCGGGTTTCTCGCGATGGCCACTTTTTTGTCAGTGCAGGCGGGCAGCGCGATTAAAGACCGCTCGGCGGTCAAACGAGCGGTTACCGCGGCCATGCTTATTCCAAGCGTGCTTATTGCGGTGTTAGCTGCCTGGGTGTTGTCTCCGTGGCGGCCCGCCGTGATCGCCGTGTTTGTCGTCTTAACCGGGCTCGTTGTTTGGGTTCGCCGCTTTGGGCCGAGGGCTGCTGCTGTGGGTGCTGCGGGGTTCTTCGCCTACTTTTTCACGCTCTTTATGAGACCCACTGGGGTCGAGCTACCCGTGTACTGCATGCTGGTAGGTGGTGCCGTCGCAACACAGTGTGTTGTCCGCTTGGTTCTTCTCGCAAAGCGCCCGCGCCGAGAGCTCAACGTCATGCTGCACGAGCTACGCTCGGCCTCTGAAGCAGCCCTGCAGTCGGCGTTCGCCGACGGCAAGGCAGGCACACTTCGCGCGCGGCTTGCCCGGGTTGATGAGATTGGGCGAGCGATCACCACGTGGCAACAGGAATTTCAGACGGATCGGTTCCTTGCCTGCGATGAGCAGTCCTTTGCCGAGCGCGTACTTGACGCTCGCATAACAATCGAGGAGGTCTGCGGGGAACTCGTCGCGAGGCACGCAGCGACCGCGATTACGCCCGAGCAGCGGAGTGCTGCTGGCCAGCTTGGCCTCTCGCTGAGTCAACATGCGAGCCCCGCAGAGATCGCAGAGGCGGTGTTGTGGGCAGAGCACACGCTCGCTTCCGCCGGTACAGAGGGCACAGCCAATTCGGCGGTGATCCTGATCGCCCAAGCCGTCGTCGCCCAAGACGCCCTGCGGCAGAGCGGGCGCAGTGAGGCGCAACCGCTGTCGTCCGCGGTCAACTCAGCGGCAAAACCACCACCACCACCGTCCGCTCCCGACCTTGCTGCGGGGCACCCGCACCAGGCCAATGGGAAAAAGAAGAAGCGCCTGGAATGGGTGCCGTGGCGCAACTGGGCGCCCACGAGTCGCATGGCGGTGCAGGCAATGGCTGCCGCCCTGATTGCCACTGTTGCAGGCGAAGCGATCTCCGCTTCGCGCTGGTACTGGGCGGTGCTCACCGCCTTTGTCGTCTTTGTTGGCACCACCACTCGAAGCGACATTTTGACCCGCGCCTATCGCCGCGTCATCGGAACCGTCGCTGGAATTGTGGTTGGGGTGATCGCCGTGCTGGTTGTCGGCCACGACCCGAACATGCTGATCCTCATCTGCGTGCTCAGCGTCTTCGGCATGCTCTACTTCGGCGCCATCAGTTACGCCTATTCCTCGTTTTTTATGGTCGTCATGCTGGTCGCGATCTACAGCATGCTCGGGGTACTCAACGGTACGCTCTTGGAATTGCGGGTCAGCGAGACCGTAACGGGCGCGGTGATTGGTGTGCTCTGCGCCTACCTCATATTTTCGGCTAATTCCCACCCCGCGCTGATGGCCAAAGTGAATGCCTATTTTGACGCCCTCGACCAGCTGCTCCAGCTCTGCCGCGCGGCGCTCGACCAACCTGAACAGCGAAGAGCAGCGCTTACCGCTCTGCAGCGAATTGAGAACGCGCAGGTCAGCGTCGAGCAGACGGTCTCGGCGATGTCGACCGCTTTCTTCTTCGGGCGTCGTGACCAGGTGTCTTCAGCGGTCCACCTCATGTATGTCGCTAGCAGAGCCGCCGCAAGATTTGTGCAGTCTGCCATTGCAGAGGCCTCCGCGGCGGATGTGCTGTCCGTAAAAGACGCGAATATCCCAGCTGCGGTGGATGAGACACGTCATTCCCTCAACCGGGCACGCAGTTCGCTGAACGCACCGGATTCATTCCCCGCTGCACCAGCCACAACTGGGGTCGACCTCGCGCTCGCGCCCCACTCTGCCCAGGCCACGGCAGAGTTACAGGCGCTGAGCCGCATCGATTGGGCAATGCGTCGTGTCATTGACCTTGCGAGTGGTAGCAAATCCGTGAGTCTCTCTTCGGACGACAGCTCTTAG
- a CDS encoding MarR family winged helix-turn-helix transcriptional regulator → MTLSTPPSERMAQEMQLLRAVRSFSDAQDRMHGGMKHGMKMNATDLAALRLIIIREEQQRSVSPHEIASHLRISTASTTKLLDRLTNSGHVRRAPHATDRRARVIELTDTARAEFFKRFGPQLAAMRAAFEGFSDEELDAAARVIDAVSAAIDPESN, encoded by the coding sequence GTGACCTTGTCGACGCCTCCTTCGGAGCGCATGGCGCAGGAGATGCAGCTGCTGCGTGCGGTGCGAAGCTTCAGTGATGCGCAGGATCGAATGCACGGCGGCATGAAGCACGGCATGAAGATGAACGCCACTGACCTTGCTGCCCTGCGCCTCATCATTATCCGCGAGGAGCAGCAGCGCTCGGTGAGCCCTCACGAGATCGCGAGCCACTTGCGCATTTCAACCGCCTCGACAACCAAACTGCTGGACCGCCTCACAAACTCAGGGCACGTGCGGCGTGCCCCTCACGCGACCGATCGCCGCGCGCGGGTCATCGAGCTCACTGACACGGCTCGCGCCGAGTTCTTTAAGCGCTTTGGGCCGCAGCTCGCAGCGATGCGAGCGGCCTTTGAGGGGTTTTCCGACGAAGAGCTCGACGCTGCTGCCCGGGTCATTGACGCCGTCAGCGCGGCAATTGATCCGGAATCGAACTGA
- a CDS encoding flavin monoamine oxidase family protein: MNHFDTVVVGAGVSGLTAARLLAQAGQRVVVLEARERLGGRLWTDRSGGTITDRGASWIHGIENSPLADLVEQLGMKTVEFTVGGYQPDSRPMAHYGPDGKRLSAAAAEAYVADIHRVDAALVEVIAGSTPGSSYGDVVEAALAQQSWDDDRTELVREYLRHRSEEQYGVWIDNLDAHGLDDDAIEGDEVVFPDGYDVLAQRLGDGLDVRLEHVVSRVAWTADGVTVTSDRGDFTAARVVVTVPVGVLKSSEFAIEPALPEPVAGALDRLEMNNFEKVFLRFPKKFWDDDVYVIRQQGEAGKWWHSWYDLTALHGEPTLLTFAAGPCAVAIRDWEESAVVDSILEALRRLYGDRVEQPTRVDMTDWQKDAYAHGSYAYMTVGSTPEDHDVLATPIDGVLHLAGEATWTDDPATVTAALLSGHRAAENVLGREVPISSIPDQLPR, from the coding sequence GTGAATCACTTCGATACCGTCGTTGTTGGTGCGGGAGTCTCGGGGCTGACCGCAGCGCGTTTGCTCGCGCAGGCCGGACAGCGTGTGGTTGTGCTCGAAGCTCGAGAGCGCCTCGGGGGCAGACTCTGGACCGATCGATCCGGTGGCACCATCACCGATCGTGGCGCCTCTTGGATTCACGGGATTGAGAACAGCCCGCTTGCGGATCTGGTCGAGCAACTCGGCATGAAAACCGTCGAGTTCACGGTTGGGGGCTACCAGCCCGACAGTCGCCCGATGGCTCACTACGGGCCCGACGGCAAGCGGCTGAGCGCAGCGGCCGCCGAGGCGTACGTGGCCGATATTCACCGCGTCGACGCCGCGCTTGTCGAAGTGATTGCGGGATCCACCCCGGGCAGTTCTTATGGCGACGTCGTCGAGGCTGCGCTCGCGCAGCAGAGCTGGGACGACGACCGCACCGAACTCGTACGCGAGTACCTGCGGCACCGCTCCGAGGAACAGTACGGTGTGTGGATCGATAACCTCGACGCGCACGGCCTCGACGATGATGCGATTGAGGGTGACGAGGTCGTCTTTCCTGACGGGTACGACGTGCTGGCGCAGCGGCTCGGCGACGGACTTGACGTTCGGCTAGAGCACGTGGTGTCGCGGGTTGCCTGGACCGCCGACGGCGTGACTGTCACGAGCGATCGCGGGGATTTCACGGCAGCCAGGGTCGTCGTGACGGTTCCCGTTGGTGTGCTGAAGTCTTCAGAATTTGCGATCGAACCGGCTCTCCCCGAACCCGTAGCGGGGGCGCTCGACCGGCTCGAGATGAATAACTTCGAGAAAGTGTTCTTGCGCTTCCCGAAGAAGTTCTGGGATGACGACGTCTACGTGATTCGCCAGCAGGGCGAGGCGGGCAAGTGGTGGCACTCCTGGTACGACCTCACCGCGCTGCACGGTGAACCGACGCTGCTGACCTTCGCGGCTGGACCGTGTGCCGTTGCCATTCGCGACTGGGAGGAGTCGGCGGTCGTCGATTCGATTCTGGAAGCGCTCCGCCGGTTGTACGGCGACAGGGTCGAACAGCCAACGCGGGTCGATATGACGGACTGGCAGAAAGACGCGTACGCGCACGGATCGTACGCCTACATGACCGTGGGCTCGACCCCCGAAGACCACGACGTGCTCGCGACGCCGATTGACGGGGTGCTGCACCTTGCTGGTGAGGCGACCTGGACCGACGACCCGGCAACCGTAACGGCAGCGCTGCTCTCAGGGCACCGCGCGGCAGAAAACGTTCTTGGCCGGGAAGTGCCGATCAGTTCGATTCCGGATCAATTGCCGCGCTGA
- a CDS encoding APC family permease produces MSKKTLDNATETGHIHVGKGLSEGTLGVVGSTVIGLASTAPLYSLAATLGYVILAVGAQAPLVFIVACIPMVFAAFAYQELNREMPDCGTTFVWGAKAFGPVTGWIGGWSVAVASVMVLANVGEITGKYFWLLLGNQEFADNRTIVIVTSVIFMAIMTFVSTVGVQIGERLQMVLMTIQIVAMALFGGLALVNALNGSNPGSVDFDWNWFNPAQLTSWSGFMEAVLLALFIYWGWDTCLALNEETKNPRKTPGRAALSSIAVLIVLYVGISIAVMMFAGFGDTGFGLTNAKNLDDVFTVLGGALFGPWGWFLLLGVMLSAASSTQTTILPTARGTLSMAVYRALPAKFAELHPKFKTPWFSTTVMGAAAIVYYVGMSILSEDMLADSLTSMGLAVALYYSITSFACVWYFRDTLRDSARNLWMRGILPALGGLMLGYAFVQSAIDMISVDYSYTVLFGVGGAFVIGIGAILIGFVFMGLWWIRPNSKAYFRGESLNRDTPVLVPDE; encoded by the coding sequence ATGTCAAAGAAGACACTGGATAATGCCACTGAGACGGGGCATATCCACGTCGGCAAGGGCCTGAGTGAGGGCACACTCGGTGTGGTCGGTTCGACCGTCATTGGCCTTGCCTCGACGGCGCCCCTCTATTCGCTGGCGGCAACCCTTGGCTACGTAATCCTCGCGGTTGGCGCGCAGGCACCCCTCGTGTTTATTGTCGCGTGTATTCCGATGGTGTTTGCCGCGTTTGCCTACCAAGAACTCAATCGTGAGATGCCCGACTGCGGCACCACGTTTGTGTGGGGCGCAAAGGCGTTTGGGCCCGTGACCGGCTGGATCGGCGGCTGGTCAGTGGCGGTCGCCTCGGTCATGGTGCTCGCCAACGTCGGTGAGATCACCGGCAAGTACTTCTGGCTACTGCTCGGCAACCAAGAATTCGCCGATAACCGCACCATCGTCATCGTAACCTCGGTGATTTTCATGGCGATCATGACCTTCGTCAGCACGGTCGGCGTGCAGATTGGCGAGCGCCTGCAGATGGTGTTGATGACGATCCAGATCGTCGCTATGGCGCTGTTTGGCGGGCTCGCTCTCGTCAACGCGTTGAACGGCAGCAACCCGGGGTCGGTCGACTTCGACTGGAACTGGTTCAACCCGGCACAGCTCACCTCGTGGTCGGGTTTCATGGAGGCCGTGCTGCTCGCCCTCTTCATCTACTGGGGCTGGGACACCTGCCTCGCTCTCAACGAAGAGACGAAGAACCCACGGAAGACTCCGGGGCGCGCGGCACTCTCGAGCATCGCGGTTCTTATTGTGCTCTACGTCGGCATCTCGATCGCCGTCATGATGTTTGCGGGATTCGGCGACACCGGCTTTGGCCTCACCAACGCCAAGAACCTCGACGATGTCTTTACGGTGCTCGGCGGTGCCCTCTTTGGCCCATGGGGTTGGTTCCTGCTGCTCGGTGTGATGCTCTCGGCAGCATCGTCAACACAAACCACGATCCTGCCCACCGCCCGCGGCACTCTCTCCATGGCGGTCTATCGCGCACTGCCCGCAAAGTTCGCTGAGCTGCACCCGAAGTTCAAGACCCCGTGGTTCTCCACGACCGTCATGGGCGCCGCAGCGATCGTCTACTACGTTGGCATGTCGATCCTCTCCGAAGACATGCTCGCCGACTCACTCACCTCGATGGGCCTCGCAGTTGCGCTGTACTACTCGATCACCTCGTTTGCGTGTGTCTGGTACTTCCGTGACACGCTTCGCGATAGCGCCCGCAACCTGTGGATGCGGGGCATCTTGCCCGCGCTCGGCGGCCTCATGCTCGGATACGCCTTTGTGCAATCAGCTATCGACATGATCTCCGTCGACTACAGCTACACGGTGCTCTTCGGGGTTGGCGGCGCATTTGTGATCGGGATCGGCGCGATCCTCATCGGGTTTGTGTTTATGGGCCTGTGGTGGATCCGTCCCAATTCGAAAGCCTACTTCCGTGGCGAGAGCCTGAATCGTGATACCCCGGTTCTGGTGCCCGATGAGTGA